In Aegilops tauschii subsp. strangulata cultivar AL8/78 chromosome 3, Aet v6.0, whole genome shotgun sequence, one genomic interval encodes:
- the LOC109761166 gene encoding uncharacterized protein has translation MDHTQPRDGHGNEPVPLGQMLFEHSGSDAPLRLGPPGFGSMASRSNDVPSSSHATQFPGHRVLNVGTSHVSFVPYRTAISSGHVPYDAQPKPALSSHVDNRMVAMKRKSLLPSVEGMDAVDYYVGSSSNSHFSDFVQPNPSALTEPLHPQMPLNIGPSNWIDQRLVNQEGSQRNVRARHDSANISLEPRPASTYTPSNNHQLPFHSTTSAFASTSAGRNQAPFPVPTRTLPSGGTGITDRIYHHPMHSSSSSVAAAPTVHGSSDSAMFANAGFPAPRAVHGSSAAAAPTVHGSSDSAVFANGGFTAPRAVHGGAVPSYGHPSYTVSSGSRAISHDAVIPSYPAATSTSMRIINLPSPISNAASSRHARVSMVHANSGRNRFVDRSSFHLIAETQRVMMEQLAFYQQSRQAAADPHRDLRLNIDEMSYEELLALEESIGTVNTGLADEKISGCVKEVVCCSSDEAQDDEDDGRCLVCLEEYKDNELLGILKCRHDFHTDCIKKWLQVKNACPVCKSAAA, from the exons ATGGATCATACTCAACCCAGGGATGGGCATGGCAATGAACCTGTGCCTTTAG GTCAGATGCTTTTTGAGCATTCGGGTAGTGATGCGCCCCTTAGACTTGGTCCTCCAGGCTTTGGGAGTATGGCAAGTAGATCGAATGACGTTCCATCTTCAAGTCATGCTACACAGTTTCCAGGTCATAGAGTTTTGAACGTAGGGACCTCACATGTTTCCTTTGTTCCCTATCGCACTGCAATATCCAGCGGCCATGTACCATATGATGCTCAGCCGAAACCTGCCCTAAGTTCCCATGTGGACAACAGAATGGTTGCAATGAAGCGAAAGAGCCTCCTTCCTTCAGTGGAGGGAATGGACGCTGTTGACTATTATGTCGGCAGCTCCTCCAACAGTCACTTCTCTGATTTTGTGCAGCCAAATCCTAGTGCACTTACCGAGCCCTTGCATCCGCAAATGCCTTTAAACATTGGTCCAAGCAACTGGATTGACCAACGCCTAGTTAATCAAGAAGGATCTCAGAGGAATGTCAGAGCGCGCCATGATAGTGCTAATATTTCATTGGAACCTAGGCCAGCTTCAACTTACACACCAAGTAACAATCATCAGCTGCCGTTCCATTCAACCACAAGTGCTTTTGCAAGTACGTCAGCAGGAAGGAACCAAGCACCTTTTCCTGTGCCAACAAGAACATTACCTTCAG GTGGCACTGGGATCACTGATAGGATCTACCATCATCCTATGCATAGCAGCAGCTCAAGTGTTGCTGCTGCCCCAACTGTCCATGGTTCTTCAGACAGTGCGATGTTTGCCAATGCTGGCTTTCCTGCTCCTAGAGCTGTTCATGGCTCAAGTGCTGCTGCTGCCCCAACTGTCCATGGATCTTCAGACAGTGCGGTATTTGCTAATGGTGGCTTTACTGCTCCTAGAGCTGTTCATGGTGGCGCCGTTCCTAGCTACGGCCATCCATCCTACACAGTTTCCTCTGGCTCAAGAGCAATTTCGCATGATGCAGTCATTCCGAGCTATCCAGCTGCTACCTCTACATCCATGAGGATCATCAATCTGCCATCTCCTATCAGTAACGCTGCATCTTCTAGGCATGCAAGGGTATCCATGGTGCATGCCAACAGTGGAAGGAATAGATTTGTAGATAGGAGCTCATTCCATTTGATTGCTGAGACACAG CGGGTTATGATGGAGCAGTTGGCTTTCTATCAACAATCAAGACAAGCAGCTGCTGACCCCCACAGGGACTTGAGACTGAACATTGATGAGATGAGTTACGAG GAACTGTTGGCCTTGGAGGAATCCATAGGTACTGTGAACACCGGCCTTGCCGACGAAAAGATTTCAGGTTGTGTGAAAGAAGTGGTCTGTTGCAGTTCGGATGAGGCACAAGACGACGAAGATGATGGGCGCTGTCTAGTCTGCCTG GAGGAGTACAAAGACAATGAACTCCTGGGAATTCTGAAGTGCAGGCACGACTTCCACACTGACTGCATCAAGAAGTGGTTGCAGGTGAAGAACGCATGCCCGGTGTGCAAATCCGCCGCGGCTTAG